Proteins co-encoded in one Oceanococcus atlanticus genomic window:
- a CDS encoding GspH/FimT family pseudopilin: MTSRLAATKAIAMPSRARGFTLMESIFAMVIAAITFTLGVPGLTQTLETNRLSSQTNTLVGALRLARSEAVKRGASVSVCRVAEHSNACATDAGGWESGWLVVTSEGTTLFEAPPLEGPRTLTGSSGLATSVAFNALGEPSAAGQFMLCEQRDRGGARAIDLSVIGRIRVTQHAANADACSAG, translated from the coding sequence ATGACGTCACGACTGGCTGCTACGAAAGCGATTGCCATGCCTTCCAGAGCGCGAGGATTCACGCTGATGGAATCAATATTCGCCATGGTCATTGCAGCGATAACATTCACACTTGGCGTGCCGGGGCTGACCCAGACCCTGGAAACCAATCGACTTTCCAGTCAGACCAACACCTTGGTAGGCGCGCTGCGTTTGGCACGTAGCGAAGCGGTCAAGCGCGGGGCGTCTGTCTCGGTGTGCCGGGTGGCTGAGCACTCAAATGCGTGTGCCACCGATGCCGGTGGCTGGGAATCCGGCTGGCTGGTGGTAACCAGCGAAGGCACAACCCTGTTTGAGGCCCCACCACTGGAAGGCCCCAGAACGCTGACGGGTTCCTCCGGGCTTGCCACCTCAGTGGCATTCAATGCGCTCGGTGAACCGAGTGCAGCGGGTCAATTCATGCTCTGTGAGCAACGCGATCGTGGTGGCGCACGTGCGATTGACCTGAGCGTTATAGGACGCATACGCGTCACCCAGCATGCAGCCAACGCGGACGCCTGCAGCGCAGGTTAA